A single Symbiobacterium thermophilum IAM 14863 DNA region contains:
- a CDS encoding transposase, with the protein MVGVWPLPIHHVEVRLMQSHGTTPNIAAQAIKSTTRHGFLVALGWVAQRLNLVEILNRHLRIKQKTYAHTPVDKVVEALVAILGNCRYMKDLNFDPEPLVADPAVAQAWGQERFAHFSTVCATFSKLTEENVQQLSDALAEIQAPLLQQEVAAVAGPDRSGMVIVDIDLTGQKVRGETRQYTGTDFGYIQGKLARGYQIAAAFLSGKQQRFAIDGLLKSGKANSRSGACLLELIPRIEARIGRPLRRVEWVEACLAQQKARVRQLYQQLQTVSGKGSARRKQKLQREFQEEVQHLREVNQRLRQYRQENRTNLAPLRILLRADSAFGTPEVIQRLLELGYEFTIKSYSGSNPAYKRLFDAVPAEGWVEVEKNRFASEAVTVPGPTLLAPYPVRLVAMRRWDADGREVRSVILTTLQPEELTTTEVVKLYHGRQTIEAGFQEWKGTFHFGTPRMRKYEANAAFTQLVLFAFNLVRWAWRFLSTNSPKLAEAGSRLLVRVAARCRATIRCLGDTLRLVFSRGTPLAGAEITLNRATPYPYALLTPRMSSCSRET; encoded by the coding sequence ATGGTGGGAGTGTGGCCGCTCCCAATCCACCATGTGGAGGTTCGACTGATGCAGTCTCATGGTACGACACCCAACATCGCTGCGCAAGCCATCAAGTCCACCACCCGACATGGTTTTCTCGTCGCTCTTGGCTGGGTAGCTCAAAGGCTCAACCTGGTTGAGATCCTGAATCGGCACCTGCGCATCAAGCAGAAGACCTACGCCCACACGCCGGTTGACAAGGTGGTCGAGGCGTTGGTTGCCATTCTCGGCAACTGTCGCTACATGAAGGATCTCAACTTCGACCCTGAGCCGCTGGTTGCCGATCCTGCCGTAGCTCAAGCCTGGGGGCAGGAACGCTTTGCTCACTTTTCCACCGTCTGTGCGACCTTCAGCAAGCTGACGGAGGAGAACGTTCAGCAGCTTTCCGACGCACTCGCTGAGATCCAGGCCCCGCTGCTTCAGCAGGAGGTGGCTGCCGTAGCAGGTCCAGACCGCTCCGGAATGGTCATCGTCGACATTGACCTCACCGGCCAGAAGGTTCGGGGCGAGACCAGGCAGTACACCGGTACCGACTTCGGCTACATCCAGGGGAAGTTGGCCCGAGGCTATCAGATCGCAGCCGCCTTCCTCAGCGGGAAGCAGCAGCGCTTTGCCATCGACGGCCTTCTCAAGTCCGGCAAGGCCAACAGCCGTTCCGGCGCCTGCCTGCTCGAACTGATTCCCAGGATCGAAGCCCGGATTGGTCGTCCCCTGCGGCGAGTCGAATGGGTCGAGGCATGCCTGGCTCAGCAGAAGGCTCGGGTCAGGCAGCTGTATCAGCAACTGCAGACGGTATCAGGCAAGGGCAGCGCCCGCCGGAAGCAGAAGCTGCAGCGTGAGTTCCAGGAGGAGGTTCAGCACCTCCGTGAAGTGAACCAGCGACTCCGGCAGTACCGGCAGGAGAATCGGACGAACCTGGCTCCCCTCCGTATTCTGCTGCGAGCTGACAGCGCCTTTGGCACGCCGGAAGTGATCCAGCGCCTGCTGGAACTGGGGTATGAGTTCACCATCAAGTCCTACTCCGGAAGCAATCCCGCCTACAAGCGCCTCTTCGACGCCGTGCCGGCGGAGGGCTGGGTTGAAGTCGAGAAGAACCGGTTTGCCTCCGAAGCCGTTACCGTACCTGGCCCCACTTTGCTCGCACCGTATCCGGTGCGACTGGTCGCCATGCGCCGCTGGGACGCCGATGGCCGGGAGGTCCGCAGCGTCATCCTGACTACGCTCCAGCCTGAGGAGCTCACCACGACAGAGGTCGTCAAGCTCTACCATGGACGGCAGACCATCGAAGCCGGGTTCCAGGAGTGGAAGGGAACGTTCCACTTTGGTACTCCTCGGATGCGGAAGTATGAGGCCAACGCCGCCTTCACGCAGCTGGTCTTGTTCGCCTTCAACCTGGTGCGCTGGGCTTGGCGGTTTCTGAGCACGAACTCGCCCAAACTGGCCGAGGCGGGGAGTCGACTCTTGGTACGAGTAGCGGCCCGGTGCCGAGCAACCATTCGGTGCCTCGGCGACACGCTGCGGTTGGTGTTCAGCCGGGGTACTCCCCTGGCTG
- a CDS encoding YeeE/YedE thiosulfate transporter family protein, which produces MPPFLPGDTRRALRSLRAPSPLSRGQGGIALGLLSTCAMVLLKPMGVSTVFPSTLGILLKPLFPGFVEGDAYLQTIPLSIGWEHMLMLGIPLGGYLAYRLAGEGRDGQPSSGLSTTSPLLAFVGGFLVLFGARMAGGCTTGHVLSGMSQLSVSGFLFAAAVFAGGIPTALLLKRRWR; this is translated from the coding sequence GTGCCCCCGTTTCTTCCAGGGGATACGCGCCGCGCCTTGCGCTCCCTCCGCGCTCCCTCACCGTTGTCAAGGGGGCAGGGAGGCATCGCGCTCGGCCTCCTCTCCACGTGTGCGATGGTGCTGCTGAAACCCATGGGCGTCTCCACCGTTTTCCCCTCGACCCTCGGCATCCTCCTGAAGCCCCTGTTCCCCGGCTTCGTCGAGGGAGACGCGTACCTCCAGACGATCCCCCTCTCCATCGGGTGGGAGCACATGCTGATGCTGGGCATCCCCCTGGGCGGGTATCTGGCGTACAGGCTCGCCGGCGAAGGCCGTGACGGCCAGCCGTCCAGCGGCCTGTCCACCACCAGCCCGCTGCTGGCCTTCGTCGGCGGCTTCCTGGTGCTCTTCGGCGCCCGGATGGCCGGCGGATGCACCACCGGCCACGTGCTCAGCGGCATGTCCCAGCTGTCCGTCTCAGGCTTTCTGTTCGCCGCCGCCGTCTTTGCCGGCGGCATCCCCACGGCCCTGTTGCTGAAGCGGAGATGGCGTTAG
- a CDS encoding YeeE/YedE thiosulfate transporter family protein — translation MELILGLLIGTAFGFILRRSRVASNACIRGALALTDFHMLKLLLTAVGVTLILVFPLSALGIVNFSVKPTYVVGIVVGGLLFGVGMAVAGFCPGTMLAALPGGDRRFWWAVAGGLAGSLAYALVYEPLEPLLIRPLNLGRLTLPDLLGLNPVVAGVGVGIVILVGVILLDRTTARNKPAIPDLARTGVD, via the coding sequence ATGGAACTCATCCTCGGCCTCCTGATCGGCACCGCCTTCGGTTTCATCCTGCGTCGCTCCCGGGTAGCCTCCAACGCCTGCATTCGGGGGGCGCTGGCCCTTACCGACTTCCACATGCTGAAGCTGCTCCTCACTGCGGTGGGCGTCACGCTCATCCTGGTCTTCCCCCTGAGCGCCCTGGGCATCGTGAACTTCTCGGTCAAGCCGACCTACGTGGTGGGCATCGTGGTCGGCGGGCTGCTCTTCGGCGTGGGCATGGCCGTCGCCGGCTTCTGCCCCGGCACGATGCTCGCCGCGCTGCCAGGAGGGGACAGGCGGTTCTGGTGGGCGGTGGCCGGCGGACTTGCGGGCTCCCTCGCCTATGCCCTGGTGTACGAACCGCTGGAGCCGCTGCTCATCCGGCCGCTCAACTTGGGCCGGCTCACGCTGCCGGATCTGTTGGGTCTGAACCCCGTCGTGGCCGGTGTTGGCGTCGGCATCGTGATCCTGGTCGGCGTGATCCTCCTCGACCGGACAACGGCGCGCAATAAGCCTGCGATTCCGGACCTTGCCAGGACCGGCGTCGACTAA
- a CDS encoding DeoR/GlpR family DNA-binding transcription regulator: protein MNIQERLDQILKHLQQHGQVQVRDLAQQFGVSEMTIRRDLERLAREGHLVRTYGGATAAAGLIGEQPFAAKAVSHIEEKERIARAAADLVQDGDVVLLDAGSTTLAISRCLRGRKGLTVITVDLKIALELCDEPGIEVIVTGGTAMPEIYSLLGPVAEQFLRGLTVNIAFLGSSAVDVDFGLTTPTLSKVPLKRAMIGAAQHAVLVADSSKFNRRATYQICPLSSLSRVITDDGLPPAAAAAIRKGGITLDLV, encoded by the coding sequence ATGAACATTCAGGAACGGCTCGATCAGATCCTGAAGCACCTCCAACAGCACGGACAGGTCCAGGTGCGGGACCTGGCGCAGCAGTTCGGCGTGTCGGAGATGACCATCCGCCGGGACCTGGAGCGGCTCGCCCGGGAGGGCCACCTCGTCCGCACCTACGGCGGCGCCACCGCCGCCGCCGGGCTGATCGGCGAGCAGCCCTTCGCCGCCAAGGCGGTCTCCCACATCGAGGAGAAGGAGCGGATCGCCCGGGCGGCGGCGGACCTGGTCCAGGACGGCGACGTGGTGCTGCTGGACGCCGGCTCCACCACCCTCGCCATCTCCCGCTGCCTGCGGGGGCGCAAGGGGCTCACGGTCATCACCGTCGACCTGAAGATCGCCCTGGAGCTGTGCGACGAGCCGGGCATCGAGGTCATCGTCACCGGCGGGACGGCGATGCCCGAGATCTACAGCCTCCTGGGGCCGGTGGCCGAGCAGTTCCTGCGGGGGCTCACCGTCAACATCGCCTTCCTGGGCAGCTCGGCGGTGGACGTGGACTTCGGCCTCACCACCCCCACCCTGAGCAAGGTGCCGCTGAAGCGGGCCATGATCGGGGCCGCCCAGCACGCCGTCCTGGTCGCGGATTCATCGAAGTTCAACCGCCGGGCAACCTACCAGATATGCCCCCTCTCGTCGCTGTCCCGGGTCATCACGGACGACGGGCTGCCGCCGGCGGCGGCCGCGGCGATCCGCAAAGGAGGAATCACCCTTGACCTCGTCTGA
- a CDS encoding four-carbon acid sugar kinase family protein, whose product MTSSEHRPAIGVIADDLTGANATGVLLTRTGYPTASLTELRWPEGGLDGYPCIVIATESRAVPADEARRRVADAARLLLDHGRRPMAKRIDSTLRGNLGPEVEAVLEALGPGSVAVLTGAFPASGRTARDGIHYVHGVPLAETEVRHDPLCPVTQSHVPTLVGSQTGLPVAHLPLAAVRAGAEAVARAIAEQARQGVRILCADAETDADIQALGQGMALSGVTCVAADPGPLTAAFVAASVPPVRGRVLVVAGSVTDLTRTQLDHLQAETGARLIQVDAGSLGRGGEDAEAEVRRAVDALAAIPAGEPVIGVRSSEVLSVDPDAAGRIAAGFAEIAARALDRLEGVKGLYTSGGDITVAVCRRLQAGAIQLDAEVLPLAVQGRLVGGLRPGLAIVTKGGLVGDRTAAVTCVRHLIKL is encoded by the coding sequence TTGACCTCGTCTGAGCACCGTCCCGCCATCGGTGTCATCGCCGACGACCTCACCGGCGCCAACGCCACCGGCGTGCTGCTCACCCGCACCGGCTACCCCACCGCCTCCCTGACCGAGCTCCGCTGGCCCGAGGGCGGGCTGGACGGCTACCCCTGCATCGTGATCGCCACCGAGTCCCGGGCGGTGCCCGCGGACGAGGCCCGCCGCCGGGTGGCGGACGCGGCCCGGCTCCTGCTGGATCACGGCCGCCGGCCCATGGCCAAGCGCATCGACTCCACCCTGCGCGGCAACCTGGGCCCCGAGGTGGAGGCGGTGCTGGAGGCCCTCGGCCCCGGCTCCGTCGCCGTCCTCACCGGCGCCTTCCCTGCCAGCGGCCGGACCGCCCGGGACGGCATCCACTACGTCCACGGCGTGCCGCTGGCCGAAACGGAGGTCCGGCATGACCCGCTCTGCCCCGTCACCCAGTCCCACGTGCCCACCCTGGTCGGCAGCCAGACCGGCCTTCCGGTGGCGCACCTGCCGCTGGCCGCGGTGCGGGCGGGGGCGGAGGCGGTCGCCCGGGCGATTGCTGAACAGGCCCGGCAGGGCGTGCGGATCCTCTGTGCGGACGCCGAGACCGACGCAGACATCCAGGCGCTGGGGCAGGGCATGGCCCTGAGCGGCGTCACCTGCGTCGCCGCCGACCCCGGGCCGCTCACCGCCGCCTTCGTCGCCGCCTCCGTCCCGCCGGTGCGGGGCCGGGTGCTGGTGGTGGCCGGCAGCGTCACCGACCTCACCCGGACCCAGCTGGATCACCTGCAGGCCGAGACCGGCGCCCGGCTGATCCAGGTGGACGCCGGCAGCCTGGGCCGGGGCGGCGAGGATGCCGAGGCCGAGGTGCGCCGGGCCGTGGATGCGCTGGCCGCCATCCCCGCCGGCGAGCCGGTGATCGGCGTCCGCAGCTCCGAGGTGCTGTCGGTGGATCCGGACGCGGCCGGCCGCATCGCCGCCGGGTTTGCCGAGATCGCCGCCCGGGCGCTGGACCGGCTGGAGGGCGTCAAGGGCCTCTACACCAGCGGCGGGGACATCACCGTGGCCGTCTGCCGCCGGCTGCAGGCCGGCGCGATCCAGCTGGACGCCGAGGTGCTGCCGCTGGCCGTCCAGGGGCGGCTGGTGGGCGGCCTGCGCCCCGGGCTGGCCATCGTCACCAAGGGCGGCCTGGTGGGCGACCGGACCGCGGCCGTCACCTGTGTGCGCCACCTTATCAAGCTGTAA
- the pdxA gene encoding 4-hydroxythreonine-4-phosphate dehydrogenase PdxA, with protein MDTRPLIGITMGDPASIGPEIAAKALANPEIYALCRPLLIGDSRVMARAFETTGVKLNLNPVATPAEGKYAHGTVDLIDLPVVDMGTLQWGQVQAQAGAAAFAYIKRSIELALEGAVDAVTTGPINKEALKAARIDFIGHTEIFGELTGSHDPLTMFETKGLRIFFLTRHVSLAQACRMITRDRVLDYIRRCTAALEQLGLVRPKLAVAGLNPHCGEHGLFGDEEVREIEPAVQQAQAEGYNVSGPHPADSVFWHAAQGRFDAVLSLYHDQGHIAAKMYDFERTVSITAGLPFLRSSVDHGTAFDIAGTGRASAVSLEEAIRVGAKYAAAFRRTR; from the coding sequence ATGGATACCCGACCCCTGATCGGCATCACCATGGGCGACCCCGCATCCATCGGACCGGAGATCGCCGCCAAGGCCCTCGCAAACCCCGAGATCTACGCGCTCTGCCGGCCGCTGCTCATCGGCGACAGCCGGGTGATGGCCCGGGCGTTCGAAACCACGGGGGTGAAGCTGAACCTCAACCCGGTGGCGACCCCGGCGGAGGGCAAGTATGCGCACGGCACCGTCGACCTCATCGACCTGCCCGTGGTGGACATGGGCACCCTGCAGTGGGGTCAGGTCCAGGCCCAGGCCGGCGCGGCCGCCTTCGCCTACATCAAGCGGTCCATCGAGCTGGCCCTGGAAGGAGCCGTCGACGCCGTGACCACCGGCCCCATCAACAAGGAAGCGCTGAAGGCCGCCCGGATCGATTTCATCGGCCACACCGAGATCTTCGGCGAGCTCACCGGCTCCCACGACCCGCTGACCATGTTCGAGACCAAGGGGCTGCGGATCTTCTTCCTCACCCGCCACGTCTCCCTGGCCCAGGCCTGCCGGATGATCACCCGGGACCGGGTGCTGGACTACATCCGCCGGTGCACGGCGGCGCTGGAGCAGCTGGGCCTCGTGCGGCCGAAGCTGGCGGTGGCCGGGCTGAACCCGCACTGCGGCGAGCACGGCCTCTTCGGCGACGAGGAGGTCCGGGAGATCGAGCCGGCGGTCCAGCAGGCGCAGGCAGAAGGATACAACGTCAGCGGCCCCCATCCGGCCGACTCGGTCTTCTGGCACGCCGCCCAGGGCCGGTTCGACGCGGTGCTCAGCCTCTACCACGACCAGGGGCACATCGCCGCCAAGATGTACGACTTCGAGCGCACCGTCTCCATCACCGCCGGACTGCCCTTCCTGCGCTCCTCGGTCGACCACGGGACGGCGTTCGACATCGCCGGCACCGGCCGGGCCAGCGCCGTCAGCCTGGAGGAGGCCATCCGGGTCGGGGCCAAGTACGCCGCGGCGTTCCGCCGCACGAGGTGA